The window caatagtctatcatttggcattaagacaataatacttcaagcatactaataaagcaatcatgtcttttcaaaataacatggccaaagaaagttatccctacaaaatcatatagtttggctatggtccatcttcaccatacaaaatattcaaatcatgcacaaccccgatgacaagccaagcaattgtttcatacttttgacgttctcaaaccttttcaactttcacgcaatacatgagcgtgagccatggacatagcaccataggtggaatagaatatgttgATGgatgttgtgtggagaagacaaaaaggagaaagtctcacatcgacgcggctaataaacaggctatggagatgcccatcaatttatgtcaatgtgaggagtagggattgccatgcaacagatgcactacgaGCTATAAGtggatgaaagctcaaactggaaaataagtgggtgtgcatccaacttgcttgctcatgaagacctcgggaatttgaggaagcccatcatcggaatatacaagccaagttctaaaatgaaaattcccactagtatatgaaagtgataactcaagagactctctatatgaagaacatggtgctactctaaagcacaagtgtggtaaaaggatagtaacattgtcccttctctcttttctctcattttttttatttttttctcattttttctcttattttcttttttttgtaggcttctttggcctctctctcttttttggggcttctttgaccacttttattttgataacctcacatgggacaatgttctaataatggtgatcatcacacttttatttacttacaactcaatattacaactcgatactagaacaaaatatgactctatataaatgcctccggcggtgtaccgggatgtgcaatggtctagcatagcaatgacatcaaaaaatggacaatccCTGAAAACATCAtgatagctatcttacgatcatgcaaagcaacatgacaataaatgctcaagtcgtgtatatgatgatgatggaagttgcatggcaatatatctcgaaatggctatggaaatgccataataggtacgtatagtgactgttttgaggaagatataaggaggcttatgtgtgatagagcgtatcgtatcatggggtttggatgcactggcaaagtttgcaccaactctcgaggtgagaaagggcaatgcacggtaccgaagaggctagcaatgatggaagggtgagagtgcgtataatccatggaatcaacattagtcataaagaactcacatacttattgcaaaatctattagtcctcgaaacaaagtactacgcgcatgctcctagggggatagattggtaggaaaagaccattgctcgtccccgaccgccactcataaggaagacaatcaataaatacctcatgctccgacttcatcacataacggttcaccatacgtgcatgctacgggaatcacaaacttcaacacaagtatttctacaatccacaactacccactggcatgactctaacatcaccatctttgtatcgcaaaactattgcaaggaatcaagcatatcatattcagtgatctacaagttttatgtaatattttatgactaaccatgtgaatgaccagttcctgtcatctctctaaatagatataagtgaagtaagagagtttaatcctttctacaaaagatatgcccatgctctaacaaatataagtgaagcaaaagagcattctacaaatggcagttttctatgtgaagagaaacaggcaatccaaacttcaaaagatataagtgaagcacatgaagcattctataaagccatactcaaaagatataagtgaagtgcaatgagcattctataaatcaaccaaggactatctcataccagcatggtgcgtcAAAGAAAGTGAAAacaaattgccaggggctctatatgGCCACACATCTGTCGCCAAACAAAAGCCCGAATAGCTTTATAGCACAATTCGGTGTCCTGAGCtcgacattatatgcatcggcttcgaatcttgtctttgttcaatagttgggttgcctggctcctgtgtttgctaccttatgttccgtttgttcggctagggtagtaaaggaagaagtactgcgattgtgtttccgattcgtccggtcaagcacctcagtagagaaagccgaaaactgactgccatgatgcggcgagagctggtcagcttcaGCGAAGCCAGGACGTTTCAACTTCACCTCACCTTCTGCCATTCCGCCATTCATCTCTTCCATTCTGTCATTTTTTTCTCCTTCCGCGATTCATCGCAAAACACTTTTAGCCATTTCGCGCAGCACACGTTCACACATTCTGTCATTTGCAGCACACCTTCCGCCATTCGCAGCACACCTTCCACGCTTCCCTACACCACGTCAATGTACTGCACGGGGAGTGCGGATGCTGGAACCGGCTACGATGGTGCTGCAATTGGCACGCTGTGAAGCTGCAACTAGTAGCGGCAATTGCTACGTtcgggcatgtacaatgcatagccccAGGATGATGCCTCGCATGTCATGTAGGATCGGATATCATGTAAAATAGGTTCGGGTAGGAAAACGGGATCCTCTACAGGAGGCGTATGTTTGGAGAGAAAAAGTGTAATCCGGTGTCAAAAATTGAAAAGTTTGAAGTGAAAAGTAGAAATGCATGTGCACTATagtctttatttattttttcttaatGAGGCCCACTAGTTGTATCTTGCATTGGAAAGAAGAAATAAAGATAGATGCCTCAAACTACCTTTTATCATGAGACATCTACATCTATATgccatcattgtacatgcccttatgtgTCCCACGTCTCTCTCAACGTTCGCCAGCGATCACGATCCTTATTGTTAAATCTAAACACGGTCAACGAGCCAGCATGTGATCGACTGCACCATAAAATTAGAAATGATATGAGAGAGAGACGTGGTGCAGGAGAACAATTATTCTGAAGGAAGAAGAATTATTTCTTCCTAGTCTAATCCCAACCTCTAATGTGCCCCGTCATGTCCTCCTCCCCTCCGCGGACCCGGTAGCTAGCTCTCCCGTACGTAGGCCATCTCTCCGCCCGTGACCACCACCAAGAGGCGTCCCCGGCAGAGATCAACGACGGCGGCAGGGGCGCTTCCCGACGTCTCAACTCTCAAGGTGAGTCTTCTCCACTGAatactccctcctcttcctccttcaTTTCTCTGATTTATCTTTCTGCTTCCGTTCGAACAGACTGAGGGGAATTCCGTACGTGACAAGTAACCCGCCCACATCCATCTCAATCCTTCCTACCCTCCACCAACAACCATGTCGACGCCTCCGATTCCAGCGACGAGGCCTGCACCGACGAGGCCTCCACCAACAACCATGTCGAAGACTGAGGTGAGTCTTCTCCACCAGCGACGAGATACCTGGAGAAGCCCGATGGATGCTGTGAGCGGCTGTGACCACCGCTTGTGTGACGGGGGGCCCGTCCGTGTGGTCTTTTTCACGACGGGCGACGATGATGGTTGTGTTGCACACGTGTCCGTCGCGTTGCTGGAGATGGATGATGCGTGGAGGGAGAGCTCtgatcttgatcttgagcttgagtGGACCCTGAGCACTGGTCTTGAACTTGAAGCTAGGCATGCATTCATTCCGGAAATACTGCCCCCTGTCCTCATCAAAGACGCACTCTACTTCATGCTTTCCATTGTTGATGGTGTTCGTGACATGGCTATTCTCAAGTACGACATGGCCTCTGATGGCTTGTCATTGATTGATCTACCCGACGTGCGCTCTAATGGCTTACCGCTCAAAGACCATTCCTTTATCCCCATGGCCATGGGGGATGGCAATTTGGGGTTTGCACAAGTGGACGGGTTAACCCTCAATCTATGGTCAAGCTCAATCCAGACGGGTGTCGAGGGCCTTGCGTCATGGACTCAGCATAGAGTTGTCGATCTCAACAAGAACCTTCTCCCTATTCGGAATCCCAAGCAAAGTCTTAGGCTGATTGGATCTGTGGAAGGCAGTGATATCATTTTCGTGACTACAGACCTTGGCATCTACCAGATTAGTCTCATGTCCCTCGGGTGGAAGAAGCTATGGAAGAGCGAGAAGTTTAGTGCTTTGATTCCGTACATGAGTTTCTACAATCCACAAGGTATATTTATATGTCCATTTGTTTCTGATTTGGTAACAACCACCCTTAAATAATAAGCCCTCTGTTCCAAAGTAAGTGTCGCTCTCAAGTATTTTACACCTAGCTATATTTGATGTTTAACCAGATGAAAATTTATATTTGATGTTTTTAATTTGTGATAATGTATGTGGGCTCAAGAAAACTTTGAGCGCTATGTACTATACTTGAATTTTACACCTAGTTATTCTTATGAAGGGGTATGGAATCACACAAATAAATCTACATTTGCAGAGAGGATCAACCCCTACGATGAAGCTCATTGATGGCTTAGTGTTGAATGTGCTTAAGAGCAGAAGGCCAATATCATCAATTGGAAAAATGACCACTTGAAGGGGCAACGTGGTCTCGTGATGAATTATGCACTATTAATAGCTGGTTTGGTGCGATGGTGTTTGTTTTGTCATTTTGTTGGTAACTTAGTCGGCCAGCATAATAATTCCCGGTGTTAAGTGGCATGCGTAAGCGGGTGAAGGGATTATCTTTGTAATGAACCTACTAGTTGTCACAGGAATTGACAGAGCTAACCGACTTCCTCATAATTGAAATGTCTTATCTTCTATAATTGATGTCTTAATATCTTTCAATATCAAGTTGCCGCATTTGGTTTGCCCCCTCTTCATGCCTACATATTGCCTCACACTAGAGGTctctcattttgcatcatgcttatcGACATCTAGAACCTTTGTGTAACCATCGATCAGGTCAGGAATCACCAAATTTAAAATCacgggcgaaagttgcgcgatcgcGGTGCAATCGCTGGCTGGAAGCCTCTCCCCACGACGCAATCCTTCAAAAAAACGTGATCTGACGCTAAACGCACGATCGTGCGTGAAACGGGACGATTTGCCTTCGCTTTCGCTGCACTTTTGTTGGGACGGGCTTAATGACTGAAACAAGAAAAAGTAATAAAACATTGGGGGGGGGGGTGATAAATATTCCAAGCTTGCTAATAAGCTCCTCTGGTATTAAAATTCACAATATTCTAGACAAAAAATATTTGGTAAAAAAAATCTCATACTGATAAAAGTTACAGATTTTGAGGCGTGAGAACAAGTTACTACATGGAGGCGGAGGCATATCTGAATGACTCTATAGAATGGTGCAATGGTGAGTATGAGAAGAGTTAGAGCAGGTTACGTGTGGTGCTCTGCTATTTGGTTTTCATGCCTATGAATTTATAGACGAAGAAGACTGCAGTCTACTGTAGCATGTCGTTCTTCAGACAGTTCTCTGTTGTCCAGTAGGAAATGGTACTGTTTGACCTGCAAGAGACTAATAATGTGCACCAGGAAGTGTAATTATTTGACCTGCACGAGATTTATAAAGATCCCATAACTAATGGGAGTAGTAAAGTTACAGATCTTGAGGCTCAACAGCCAGTGCAGACAAAGTCTTATTGTCGTTTGACCTGCACCCCTGAACGGAGGCTAGCTAATTCTGCATGATTAGGGGAAAAGCATTGAGACATGGTGATCTTTTGCATCATGGGATTAAGAGTTGAGACACAAGTGTATATGTGCATGCCCAGGCCTATTGCTGCATTAACTCTACAACAAGCAAC is drawn from Triticum dicoccoides isolate Atlit2015 ecotype Zavitan chromosome 4A, WEW_v2.0, whole genome shotgun sequence and contains these coding sequences:
- the LOC119289397 gene encoding uncharacterized protein LOC119289397; amino-acid sequence: MSTPPIPATRPAPTRPPPTTMSKTEVSLLHQRRDTWRSPMDAVSGCDHRLCDGGPVRVVFFTTGDDDGCVAHVSVALLEMDDAWRESSDLDLELEWTLSTGLELEARHAFIPEILPPVLIKDALYFMLSIVDGVRDMAILKYDMASDGLSLIDLPDVRSNGLPLKDHSFIPMAMGDGNLGFAQVDGLTLNLWSSSIQTGVEGLASWTQHRVVDLNKNLLPIRNPKQSLRLIGSVEGSDIIFVTTDLGIYQISLMSLGWKKLWKSEKFSALIPYMSFYNPQERINPYDEAH